The following proteins are co-located in the Mycolicibacterium goodii genome:
- a CDS encoding DUF1059 domain-containing protein — protein sequence MAKTHLNCPCGEAIVGSDEDDLVEKAQAHLAESHPGREYDREMILFMAY from the coding sequence ATGGCGAAGACACATCTGAACTGTCCCTGCGGGGAAGCGATCGTCGGCAGCGACGAGGACGATCTGGTCGAGAAGGCGCAGGCTCACCTGGCCGAATCACACCCCGGTCGCGAATACGACCGCGAGATGATCCTGTTCATGGCGTACTGA
- a CDS encoding nitroreductase family protein has product MEFSDVVRTTAAIRQFTDEPLPDDVLERILDNARFAPNGGNRQGTRVVVIRDRDTRAALADLSVTGSRRYAAQKRIGENPWNPLHPTAITEEDLAAVDVPRATPLLDAAVVLVVCVDLGVVAALDQDLDRIGVVPGASVYPFAWSILLSARNEGFGGVLTTMAIAEEPKIKDLLAIPDDYAVAAIVPLGKPAHQPTKLTRKPVSEIATRERFDGAPF; this is encoded by the coding sequence ATGGAGTTCTCCGACGTCGTCCGCACCACCGCGGCAATTCGCCAGTTCACCGACGAACCACTGCCCGACGACGTGCTCGAACGCATCCTCGACAACGCCCGGTTCGCGCCCAACGGCGGCAACCGCCAGGGCACCCGTGTGGTGGTGATCCGCGATCGCGACACCCGCGCGGCACTCGCCGACCTCTCGGTCACCGGATCCCGCCGCTACGCCGCGCAGAAGCGCATCGGCGAGAACCCATGGAATCCGTTGCATCCCACCGCCATAACCGAAGAGGACCTCGCCGCGGTGGACGTCCCCCGCGCCACGCCGCTGCTCGACGCCGCGGTGGTGCTCGTGGTCTGCGTCGACCTCGGTGTCGTCGCGGCGCTGGACCAGGACCTCGACCGCATCGGCGTCGTGCCCGGCGCGTCGGTGTATCCGTTCGCGTGGAGCATCCTGCTCTCGGCGCGTAACGAGGGTTTCGGCGGCGTGCTGACCACGATGGCGATCGCCGAGGAACCGAAGATCAAGGACCTGCTCGCCATTCCCGACGACTACGCCGTCGCCGCGATCGTGCCGCTCGGCAAGCCCGCCCACCAGCCGACCAAACTCACCCGCAAGCCGGTCTCCGAGATCGCCACCCGGGAGCGCTTCGACGGCGCGCCGTTCTGA